A DNA window from Hordeum vulgare subsp. vulgare chromosome 1H, MorexV3_pseudomolecules_assembly, whole genome shotgun sequence contains the following coding sequences:
- the LOC123401707 gene encoding nascent polypeptide-associated complex subunit alpha, muscle-specific form-like codes for MIKIPTVLAVEPVGSRIAGNPSTIPHPPPLPTASGATAPSAAALAQCGDAAPRHQEPRTNTPIPRRSTTPPLLRAGPSTPAVQGTPLPPAAPCPGPRRARAPRRQPLLHLRRERKLRDRLRAPRGVVRACGLPPPAGGGGRAGVGPLSWRSRIVREKGRVADASPRDARGVILLMDGFCLPVEFPLPEFYELLLAGGCLTCVKVLRCSRLFMKKLRDVVADMLNRGTYREAIGVILPF; via the exons ATGATTAAAATACCGACCGTACTTGCAGTCGAACCA GTAGGGTCCCGAATCGCTGGAAATCCATCCACTATTCCCCATCCACCGCCGCTTCCAACAGCATCGGGCGCAACCGCTCCTTCCGCCGCCGCCCTCGCCCAGTGCGGCGACGCCGCCCCGCGCCACCAGGAGCCCAGGACCAACACGCCGATACCTCGCCGTTCGACCACGCCACCGCTGCTGCGTGCTGGTCCATCGACCCCAGCCGTTCAGGGGACACCATTGCCGCCGGCTGCGCCGTGCCCCGGACCCCGCCGTGCTCGTGCTCCGCGCCGTCAGCCGCTGCTACATCTGCGCCGAGAGCGAAAACTCCGAGACCGCCTGCGTGCTCCTCGTGGAGTTGTACGTGCGTGCGGGCTGCCCCCGCCGGCCGGAGGGGGAGGCCGAGCGGGCGTGGGGCCGCTGTCCTGGCGCAGCCGGATCGTGCGGGAGAAGGGCCGGGTCGCCGACGCCAGCCCCAGGGACGCCCGCGGCGTCATCCTCCTCATGGACGGCTTCTGCCTGCCTGTCGAGTTCCCTCTGCCGGAGTTCTACGAGCTGCTGCTTGCCGGTGGCTGCTTGACCTGCGTGAAGGTGCTCAGATGCTCCCGGCTCTTCATGAAGAAGCTGCGTG ATGTTGTCGCTGATATGCTGAACAGGGGAACTTATCGCGAAGCGATTGGTGTTATCCTTCCATTTTAA